In Amaranthus tricolor cultivar Red isolate AtriRed21 chromosome 5, ASM2621246v1, whole genome shotgun sequence, a genomic segment contains:
- the LOC130814167 gene encoding senescence associated gene 20 encodes MANLTQIETNKSIVQDLYKALAKGDGENVSKHLANDLEWWFHGPPHCQHMRRVLTGESAQPEFRFEPRSITTIDEDRVIAEGWEGSHAYWVHVWTLKDGLITQFREYFNTWLTVKDLRPNNNGWEIGPVNQKGTLWQSQMSGRNGNQSMPGLVLAI; translated from the coding sequence ATGGCAAATCTTACCCAAATTGAGACCAATAAATCAATAGTTCAAGATTTGTACAAAGCACTTGCAAAAGGAGATGGAGAAAATGTGTCAAAACATTTAGCAAATGACTTGGAGTGGTGGTTCCATGGGCCACCACATTGTCAACACATGAGAAGGGTGTTGACGGGCGAGTCAGCCCAACCGGAGTTCCGGTTTGAGCCTCGGTCGATCACGACCATTGACGAGGATCGGGTCATTGCCGAGGGATGGGAAGGGTCTCATGCATATTGGGTTCATGTTTGGACCTTAAAAGATGGGCTTATCACACAATTTAGGGAGTACTTTAATACATGGCTCACCGTTAAGGACCTTAGGCCCAATAATAATGGGTGGGAAATTGGGCCGGTAAACCAGAAGGGAACTCTTTGGCAAAGTCAAATGTCTGGGCGCAATGGTAATCAGTCCATGCCAGGCCTTGTACTTGCTATCTAA
- the LOC130814168 gene encoding uncharacterized protein LOC130814168, with amino-acid sequence MVSSENRKGIGGSNLGYPVDCEILNGTEVKNHVSLQVSTSRKGLLSDEKSSNENPLSLSSRLKMLKLSPKGKRTSSDGFHRFSGDKNEVSDGAPVAATESFRERVKNVMFRKIDWPSVMQMCKDWIRKPLNMALLLWVICVAVSGAILFLVMTGMLNHVLPKKSQRDQWFEVNNQIINALFTLMCLYQHPKRIYQLVLLCRWKSEDVSVLRRIYCKNGKAKPNERTHMMVVIILLHINCFAQYALCGLNLGYRRSNRPLIGVAICLFVAIAAPAVAGLYCVLSPLGKDYECGVDEESPNPLKRQSLEKRYAFATQDGRGTIENKPEWKGGLFSLWEDFSVAYLSLFCCFCVFGWNMERLGFGNMYVHIATFLLFCMAPFWILNLAAVNIDNVAVQGILGVTGIALCLFGLLYGGFWRIQMRKRFNLPPNNSCFGKPNVADCAQWLCCCWCSLAQEVRTADFYEIMEYSTYKKNDYNRHTPLTPLPREGSTTAQSMSNMSTSFWLDSNSSKIKSSVLMDETMIPPNPATMRMEVQNHENMK; translated from the coding sequence ATGGTGTCAAGTGAAAATAGAAAAGGAATTGGTGGGTCTAATTTGGGATATCCTGTTGATTGTGAGATCTTAAATGGGACTGAAGTAAAGAATCATGTGTCTTTACAAGTTTCAACCTCCAGAAAGGGACTATTGAGTGATGAAAAATCTTCAAATGAGAACCCCCTTAGTCTTTCTAGCAGATTAAAGATGCTAAAACTCAGCCCCAAAGGAAAAAGAACTTCTTCAGATGGGTTTCATAGATTTTCCGGGGACAAGAATGAGGTTTCTGATGGTGCACCTGTTGCTGCCACTGAAAGTTTTCGAGAACGTGTCAAGAATGTAATGTTTAGGAAAATCGACTGGCCTTCTGTGATGCAAATGTGCAAAGATTGGATTCGGAAACCGTTGAATATGGCCCTTCTTTTGTGGGTAATTTGTGTTGCTGTATCGGGTGCAATTCTGTTTCTTGTGATGACAGGAATGTTGAACCATGTTCTTCCCAAGAAATCACAAAGGGATCAATGGTTTGAGGTTAATAACCAGATTATCAATGCCCTTTTTACCCTAATGTGTCTTTACCAACATCCGAAACGTATCTACCAGTTGGTACTTTTGTGTAGGTGGAAATCTGAAGACGTTTCTGTGCTAAGGAGAATATATTGCAAGAACGGAAAAGCTAAACCTAACGAACGAACACATATGATGGTTGTGATTATTTTGCTTCATATAAATTGCTTTGCACAATATGCTTTATGTGGCCTTAATTTGGGTTATAGAAGATCTAACCGGCCACTTATTGGAGTAGCTATTTGCTTATTTGTTGCCATTGCAGCACCCGCTGTTGCAGGATTATACTGTGTTCTTAGTCCTCTCGGTAAGGATTATGAATGTGGTGTCGATGAGGAGTCACCAAACCCGTTAAAGAGGCAATCATTGGAGAAACGATACGCATTTGCAACGCAAGATGGGCGAGGGACTATCGAGAACAAACCCGAGTGGAAAGGAGGGCTGTTTAGTTTATGGGAAGATTTTAGTGTGGCATATCTGTCATTATTTTGCTGTTTTTGTGTCTTCGGTTGGAATATGGAAAGGCTTGGTTTCGGGAATATGTATGTTCACATAGCAACGTTTCTTCTCTTTTGTATGGCCCCGTTTTGGATCCTCAACTTAGCTGCTGTAAACATCGATAATGTCGCAGTACAAGGCATTTTGGGTGTTACTGGTATTGCACTTTGTCTGTTCGGTTTGCTGTATGGAGGTTTTTGGAGGATTCAAATGAGAAAAAGATTCAATCTTCCTCCGAATAACTCGTGTTTTGGAAAACCAAATGTTGCAGATTGTGCTCAATGGCTGTGTTGCTGTTGGTGTTCTTTGGCACAGGAAGTTCGAACAGCAGATTTTTACGAGATCATGGAATATAGTACCTACAAGAAGAATGATTATAACCGCCACACTCCTCTTACCCCATTACCTCGTGAAGGTAGTACTACTGCTCAATCGATGTCTAATATGAGCACCTCGTTTTGGTTAGATTCCAATTCATCTAAGATTAAATCTTCGGTATTAATGGATGAAACTATGATACCACCTAACCCCGCAACAATGAGAATGGAAGttcaaaatcatgaaaatatgaagTAA